In Microvirga lotononidis, a single genomic region encodes these proteins:
- the nifW gene encoding nitrogenase stabilizing/protective protein NifW: MSSGSADSRHIDATDILAQLEGLSAAEEFFAVLGVPYDPKVLNVSRLHIMKRMGQYLAEEDFSDLPDQVIAARACATLERAYEDFATSSPLTHRVFKVLKDHDPDKPATPGRTFVPFDSVLKLFGKE, encoded by the coding sequence ATGAGCAGTGGTTCCGCTGACAGCCGTCACATCGATGCCACCGATATCCTCGCGCAGCTGGAGGGCCTGTCGGCTGCGGAGGAGTTCTTCGCAGTCCTTGGCGTCCCCTATGATCCGAAGGTGCTCAATGTGTCACGGCTCCATATCATGAAGCGCATGGGGCAATACCTCGCCGAAGAGGATTTCTCCGATCTCCCCGACCAGGTGATCGCCGCGCGGGCGTGCGCCACGCTGGAACGTGCCTACGAGGACTTCGCGACTTCCTCGCCGCTCACGCACCGGGTCTTCAAAGTGCTCAAAGACCACGATCCGGACAAACCCGCCACGCCGGGCCGCACCTTCGTTCCGTTCGACTCTGTCCTGAAGCTGTTCGGGAAGGAATGA
- a CDS encoding electron transfer flavoprotein subunit alpha/FixB family protein: protein MSTANRETPPPAAGRAGMKKELPEHFKDYRHVWVFIELERGQVHPVSFELLGEGRKLADKLGVELAGVVLGPPGEATWHAVAEAFAYGADLAYIIEDPLLAHYRNEPFTRAMTDLLNTYKPEILLLGATILGRDLAGSTATTLLTGLTADCTELDVDADGSLAATRPTFGGSLLCTIYTINYRPQMATVRPRVMAMPQRVDKPVGRVIQHKLAMAEEEVVTKILGFLPDSQSAKANLAYANVVVAGGLGLGAVENLQLVRNLASAIGAEYGCSRPLVQKGWMPADRQIGQTGKTIRPKLYIAAGISGAIQHRVGVEGADLIVAINTDPNAPIFDFVHLGIVTDAIRFLPALTEAFTRRLSPHNRDKLAS, encoded by the coding sequence ATGTCGACCGCGAACCGAGAAACCCCTCCCCCCGCCGCCGGCCGTGCCGGCATGAAGAAGGAGCTGCCCGAGCATTTCAAGGACTACCGGCACGTCTGGGTCTTCATCGAGCTGGAGCGCGGCCAGGTCCATCCCGTCTCCTTCGAACTGCTCGGCGAAGGCCGCAAGCTCGCCGACAAGCTCGGGGTAGAGCTCGCTGGCGTCGTGCTCGGCCCGCCCGGCGAGGCGACGTGGCATGCGGTCGCCGAGGCCTTCGCCTATGGCGCCGACCTCGCCTACATCATAGAGGACCCGCTGCTCGCCCATTACCGCAACGAGCCCTTCACCAGGGCGATGACCGACCTGCTCAACACCTACAAGCCCGAGATCCTGCTTCTGGGGGCGACCATCCTCGGCCGCGACCTCGCCGGTTCCACCGCGACCACGCTTCTCACCGGACTCACCGCCGACTGCACCGAGCTCGACGTCGACGCCGACGGCTCGCTCGCCGCGACGCGGCCGACCTTCGGCGGCTCACTGCTCTGCACGATCTACACGATCAACTACCGGCCGCAGATGGCCACAGTGCGACCGAGGGTCATGGCCATGCCGCAGCGGGTGGACAAGCCGGTGGGCCGGGTCATCCAGCACAAGCTGGCCATGGCCGAGGAAGAGGTCGTCACCAAGATCCTCGGATTCCTGCCCGACAGCCAGTCGGCCAAGGCCAATCTCGCCTATGCCAACGTCGTCGTGGCCGGCGGCCTCGGCCTCGGCGCGGTGGAGAACCTGCAGCTCGTCAGGAATCTCGCTTCCGCCATTGGCGCCGAATACGGCTGCTCGCGCCCGCTGGTCCAGAAAGGCTGGATGCCGGCAGACCGCCAGATCGGCCAGACCGGCAAGACGATCCGGCCGAAGCTCTACATCGCCGCCGGGATCTCCGGAGCCATCCAGCATCGCGTCGGTGTCGAGGGCGCGGACTTGATCGTCGCTATCAACACCGACCCGAACGCCCCGATTTTTGATTTCGTCCACCTCGGCATCGTCACCGATGCGATCCGCTTCCTGCCGGCGCTGACGGAAGCCTTCACGCGGCGGCTCTCGCCGCACAACCGCGACAAGCTCGCCAGCTGA
- a CDS encoding electron transfer flavoprotein subunit beta/FixA family protein gives MHIVICIKQVPDSAQIRVHPVTNTIMRQGVPTIINPYDLFALEEALRLRDAHGGEVTVLTMGPPMAEDALRKALTYGADRAVLLTDRYFAGSDTLATSFALSQAITKVGETFGTPDIVFTGKQTIDGDTAQVGPGIAKRLDLLQLTYVAKIASIDLDVREITVERRSEGGMQMLKSRLPCLITMLEGTNEIRRGSLDDALRAARSQIVKWSAADAGIEDLAKCGLRGSPTVVKRVFAPTARAEKAAQIDTTDKTLRDLADELIAAILTRQPALEHELPFDGAA, from the coding sequence ATGCACATCGTAATCTGTATCAAGCAAGTGCCGGATTCCGCGCAGATACGCGTCCATCCGGTGACGAACACGATCATGCGCCAGGGTGTGCCGACCATCATCAACCCTTACGACCTGTTCGCCCTCGAAGAAGCACTCAGATTGCGCGACGCCCATGGCGGCGAGGTCACCGTGCTTACGATGGGTCCGCCCATGGCCGAGGACGCGCTGCGCAAGGCGCTCACTTACGGCGCCGACCGCGCGGTGCTCTTGACCGACCGCTATTTTGCCGGCTCCGACACGCTGGCGACCTCCTTCGCTCTCTCTCAGGCAATCACAAAGGTCGGCGAGACCTTCGGTACGCCAGACATCGTCTTCACTGGCAAGCAGACGATCGACGGCGACACCGCCCAGGTCGGGCCCGGCATCGCCAAGCGCCTCGACCTCCTGCAGCTCACCTATGTCGCGAAGATCGCCTCCATAGATCTCGATGTGCGCGAGATCACGGTCGAGCGCCGCTCGGAAGGCGGCATGCAGATGCTGAAGAGCAGGCTCCCTTGCCTCATCACCATGCTGGAAGGCACCAACGAGATCCGCCGCGGCTCGCTCGACGACGCTCTGCGCGCCGCGCGCAGCCAGATCGTGAAGTGGAGTGCGGCCGACGCCGGCATTGAGGACCTCGCCAAATGCGGCCTGCGCGGCTCTCCGACGGTCGTCAAGCGCGTTTTCGCCCCTACCGCGCGGGCGGAAAAGGCGGCGCAAATCGACACCACCGATAAGACGCTGCGCGATCTCGCTGACGAGCTGATTGCCGCAATCTTAACCCGCCAGCCGGCGCTGGAACACGAACTCCCCTTCGACGGCGCCGCGTGA